The window TCACTTAGTGGGATCTGGGgaaggtagagtgtatgcagaccataccactacctcaggagaagtagagagactgtttctagtagacccccggcttaggaccgatacCCATATACCAACCCAAGTATAAGTGCGtataactagtatggtacacaagaCAAACTAACAGAataccaaacacaaaagataagtacaTATATAAATTAGTACGGtaagcaaaataaactaacaccgctagccacgAACAAAAAACTCCAGCCCCTGAGGAGCGTACCCCTACTATTATCGACACCCTCCCActcctaaccctctaccctaatctgcttCGTCtataccttcctatcaagggtcatgtcctccgttagctgtaactgctccatatcatgcctaatctcctccctccaatatttctttggtctacctctaccccgcataaaaccatccatagccagtgtctcacatcTCCGCACAGGAGCATCtaagcccctcctcatcacgtgcccgaactAATGTAGCCTTACTTctcgcattttatcctccaccgaggcaattcccaccttctctcaaataatctcattacttaccctatctttcttggtatgcccacacatccatcgcaacattctcatctccTCCACCTTTACCTTTTGGATGTAGGAGTTTTTAATTGGCCAACATTCCGCTCCATACACTATATCCGGCTggactaccactctatagaacttatctttaagctttggaggcaccttcttatcacatagaactcccgaagtgagcctctatttcaaccatcctgccccaatacgatgcgtgacgtCCTCGTCAATCAcaccatttccctgaatcatagacctcaGATATTTGAAACTCcccctcttctgaatggcctgagaatccAGCTTCAACACCACTCCAGCCTCCTCCGAcacatcactgaacttacactccaagtactccgtcttggttctacttaaccaaaatcctttagactcaagcgtcTGCCTCCATATTTCCAAGGCACCTCCTCTTGAATATGtcgcatcaaaacatccatcaccaaggcaaattaaaatgggctaagagtcgatccctgatgcaaccctatcacgactggaaagtgctctgaatctccacctaccgtcctcaccCGAGTATTCGCCCCATCATACATATCTTGAATCGCCCTAGTGTACGCCATGGGCGCCCTCTAGCCTCcgagcacctccacagaatctccctagGAACTTTGTCATATGTCttatcaagatcaataaacatcatgtgcaagtccttcttcctctcccgaaactactccactaatctccttacaaggtgaatggcctcagtggtcgagcgacGTGAcatgaaaccgaactgattctcagaaATCATCACGATCCTTatcattctcacctctaccaccctttcccaaaccttcatagtatgactcaacaacttaatacctctatagttattataactctggatgtctcccttgttcttatacactggaatcatcgtactccatctccacgCTTCAGGCATCTTTATTGTCCTAAAAATactgttaaacaaccttgtcaatcACTCCAAACCTTCCCTGCTAGTGcttttccaaaaatccactgaaatctcgtctggccccatcgccctaccccaCCTCATCCTGCGAATAACTCCTTTGACCTTCTCAACTTTGTACGCCTACAATACCCATAATCTAGACACTCCTCAGAATTCTCCAAGTCCCCAAACAcaaaacctttgtccccctcACCGTTCAAAATTTTATGGAAGTAGGActgccacctctccctaatgagagAATCCTCCACCAACATTGTACCATCCTCTCCTTTAATGCTCTTCACCTGGTCAAGGTCACTAGCCCTTCGCTCCCTGGCCTTAGCCAGCCTATATAACTTCTTATCTCCGCTTTTCTCCTCTAAAGTCGCATACAGACGCTCAAAAGCTGCAGTCTTAGCCActgtaaccgctaacttagcctctctcttACCTACCTTATACGCCTTGCTCGTAACCAACTTAGGATACGCCACCTTCTTATATTCCACTTTTCttttaacctcttcattccaccactagTCTCCCCtaagtgagcctccatttcaaccatccTGCCTTAATACGATGCGTGACGTCCTCGTCAATCACATCATTGCCCTAAATCATAGACCTCATATACTAGAAACTCTCCCTCTTTTGAATGGCCTGAGAATCCAGCTTCACAACCGCTCCACCCTCCTGCGAcacatcactgaacttacactccaagtactacatcttggttctacttaaccaaaatcctttagactcaagcgtcTTCCTCCATATTTCCAAGGCACCTCCTCTTGAATATGtcgcatcaaaacatccatcaccaaggcaaattaaaacaggctaagagtcgatccctgatgcaaccttATCACGAAtggaaagtgctctgaatctccacctaccgtcctcacTTGAGTCTTCACCCCATCATACATATCTTGAATCGCCCTAGTGTACGCCACGGGcgcccctctagcctccaagcacctccacagaatctccctagGAACTCTGTTATATGTCttatcaagatcaataaacatcatgtgcaagtccttcttcctctcccga is drawn from Capsicum annuum cultivar UCD-10X-F1 unplaced genomic scaffold, UCD10Xv1.1 ctg20425, whole genome shotgun sequence and contains these coding sequences:
- the LOC124890582 gene encoding uncharacterized protein LOC124890582; translated protein: MMFIDLDKTYNRVPREILWRCLEARGAPVAYTRAIQDMYDGVKTQVRTVAYPKLVTSKAYKVGKREAKLAVTVAKTAAFERLYATLEEKSGDKKLYRLAKARERRASDLDQVKSIKGEDGTMLVEDSLIRERWQSYFHKILNGEGDKGFVFGDLENSEECLDYGYCRRTKLRRSKELFAG